The Candidatus Lokiarchaeota archaeon genome contains the following window.
GGACGACTATCTCTATTGGCAAGACACGGACAAAAAGATTCTTTGGCGCATCAATAACATGATCAAAGAAACCACGCGAAACCCATTTGAAGGCATTGGCAAGCCTGAACCCCTTAAACATGCTCTTTCGGGATATTGGTCTAGACGCATCACCGAAGAACATAGATTCGTTTACAAAGTTTTCAAAAACTCCCTTCACATCGCTCAACTTCGATACTACTACTGATTCTATCTCTGATGCCAACAGCAGGATCGGGAAATACACCGAACACCAGGCTGACCAACTGCTGTAATTCAGAAACTCTCCGAAAATCCTGATCGTATATACTTGACACCTCGGTCAAAATGTGTATTAATACACACCATGGATAGCCGTACTATTATCAAGATTCTAAAGCGTAATGGTTGGCACGAAGTGGCCAAAGCTGGCTCTCACACTCAGTTTCGGCATCCGGACAAAAGGGGTCGGGTTACCGTTCCACACCCGAACAAGGACATCCCCGCGGGTACTTTGAAAAGCATTGAGAGGCAATCGGGACTCAAATTTAATTGAGGTGTAAATATGGCAAACTATATTGCGATTGTACATAAGGACGCCAAGAGCGAGTTCGGCGTTTCGTTTCCAGACTTTCCGGGCTGCATTACAGCCGGTAAAGACATCGATGAAGCCAAGGATATGGCTCAGGAAGCACTTACCCTTCATATTCAAGGCTTGCTCGAAGATGGTGAAAGACTCCCGGCCCCTTCAAAGCTTGAGGAAATCATGGCCGATCCCGATTTCAGTGATGCCGTGGCTTACTTAGTCGTCGATGTTCCTGATACTAGGCCCCGAACGCTTAGGGTTAATATCACTGTTCCGGAAATGACACTTAAACAGATTGATGCAGCAGCCAAAAAGCGTGGAATGTCGAGGTCGTCGTTTCTCGTTCATGCTGCCCAGAATGCCATTCAGTCTAACCAATCATCTATGTAGTCGCGGATGATTAGGC
Protein-coding sequences here:
- a CDS encoding Txe/YoeB family addiction module toxin, which translates into the protein DDYLYWQDTDKKILWRINNMIKETTRNPFEGIGKPEPLKHALSGYWSRRITEEHRFVYKVFKNSLHIAQLRYYY
- a CDS encoding addiction module toxin, HicA family, whose translation is MDSRTIIKILKRNGWHEVAKAGSHTQFRHPDKRGRVTVPHPNKDIPAGTLKSIERQSGLKFN
- a CDS encoding ribbon-helix-helix protein, CopG family, whose protein sequence is MANYIAIVHKDAKSEFGVSFPDFPGCITAGKDIDEAKDMAQEALTLHIQGLLEDGERLPAPSKLEEIMADPDFSDAVAYLVVDVPDTRPRTLRVNITVPEMTLKQIDAAAKKRGMSRSSFLVHAAQNAIQSNQSSM